Proteins co-encoded in one Podarcis muralis chromosome 12, rPodMur119.hap1.1, whole genome shotgun sequence genomic window:
- the LOC144324984 gene encoding erythroblast NAD(P)(+)--arginine ADP-ribosyltransferase-like encodes MKSPLHRVLVLHLMGIFTGDNQVSHSSSPRQDRFSGNELTLDMALDSFDDQYEGCEQTMEKEIARLNQTELLKNKIYAKAWKLAANLRDDSNWPRNLKPEYAAAIMAYTLEEPRLYPDFNAAVREAGESKEHYRNNFDFKTFHFLLTRALQDLRTSNTPRPPCYEVFRGVSNIHFSATVDDTVRFGQFTSSSRQEGIAHGFAADPESRVGQPVAKTIFEIYTCHGVLIRGFSSFPSEDEVLIPPYEQFRVVSSRKDVDGTTRIQLRSAGKFSKYNCAYASGGNYEDDAVDQGSPNGLDQWEHFEF; translated from the exons ATGAAGTCCCCTCTCCACAGAGTCCTGGTGTTGCATCTGATGGGAATCTTCACAGGAGACAATCAG GTCTCCCATAGCTCCAGCCCAAGACAAGACCGTTTTTCAGGCAACGAGTTAACGCTTGACATGGCCCTGGATTCCTTCGATGACCAATACGAGGGCTGTGAACAGAcgatggagaaggagattgcacgGCTAAACCAAACCGAGCTCCTCAAAAACAAAATTTATGCCAAAGCCTGGAAATTAGCAGCCAACTTGAGGGATGATAGTAACTGGCCCAGAAACCTCAAGCCAGAGTACGCTGCAGCAATCATGGCTTATACCCTTGAAGAACCCAGGTTGTATCCTGATTTCAACGCAGCTGTAAGAGAAGCTGGGGAATCCAAGGAACATTACCGGAATAATTTCGACTTCAAGACCTTCCACTTTCTCCTGACCAGAGCCCTTCAGGATCTGAGGACCTCCAACACCCCCAGACCCCCCTGCTACGAGGTGTTTCGAGGGGTCAGCAATATCCACTTCAGCGCTACTGTTGATGATACGGTCCGTTTTGGGCAATTCACGTCCTCATCACGGCAAGAGGGGATTGCCCATGGTTTCGCTGCAGATCCTGAATCGAGAGTTGGACAGCCTGTGGCCAAAACCATCTTTGAGATTTACACTTGTCACGGGGTTCTCATCAGAGGATTTTCTTCCTTCCCCAGTGAGGACGAGGTTCTGATCCCACCTTATGAGCAGTTCAGGGTTGTAAGTTCCAGAAAGGATGTGGATGGTACAACCCGCATACAGCTCCGCTCTGCTGGGAAATTCAGCAAATACAACTGTGCATATGCAAGTG GTGGGAACTATGAGGACGATGCTGTGGACCAGGGGTCACCCAACGGTTTGGACCAGTGGGAACACTTCGAATTCTGA